A genomic window from Nicotiana sylvestris chromosome 11, ASM39365v2, whole genome shotgun sequence includes:
- the LOC104217532 gene encoding uncharacterized protein yields MRRSRSANNLLPFDPEIERTLHRLRREVDARTKIERELDIEVQPQPIEMVGNEERAVIEAARPSLANMTHAIVKPDITGHFELKQYMVQLIQATGLFVAKEWLNKEPANSIRTWDDLARKFLIKFFPTKKTKVLRSQILGFEQRVGETLRQAWERYKKMLRDCPHHCQMDEVLGHTFVDGLDDASNMNLDSACGGSCMARPYSGIQILLYNFTANDNNWQGEGDSRKTVKQKSAGLLELDEVSAMRADIAKLANQMTQMIMQQPQTMQHVQQMNICCKLYGDSHMSDMCPTNPESIYYVGQQNRGPPNQNAQYGNSYNPNWRNHPNFSWGGNQQSRISIDPKGISISLKDHPNKWKKQLRTDFRNLERQMGQLATTQNTRPAGALPSDTEKNPQVNAVTLKNGRELEEMPKKKKDKPIPKRELIPKVTQEQKNAAEVSEPVEAPRPPPPFP; encoded by the exons ATGCGAAGAAGTAGAAGCGCAAACAACCTCCTTCCTTTTGATCCCGAAATTGAACGAACACTTCACAGGTTGAGGAGGGAGGTGGACGCGAGAACCAAAattgaaagagagttggacatcgaAGTTCAACCACAACCAATTGAGATGGTGGGTAATGAGGAACGCGCGGTGATTGAAGCCGCAAGGCCCAGTCTGGCTAATATGACTCATGCTATTGTGAAGCCTGACATCACTGGGCACTTTGAGCTGAAACAATACATGGTGCAGCTGATCCAAGCCACAGGGCTGTTTGTGG CTAAGGAATGGTTGAATAAAGAGCCAGCAAATTCAATccgcacttgggatgatctggcaaggaaattcttaatcaagttctTCCCCACTAAGAAAACAAAGGTATTGAGGAGTCAAATTCTTGGGTTTGAACAACGAGTGGGCGAGACACTGCGTCAAGCATGGGAAAGGTACAAGAAGATGCTCAGAGACTGTCCTCATCATTGCCAGATGGACGAAGTATTGGGTCACACTTTTGTAGATGGATTAGATGATGCTTCAAATATGAATCTTGATTCCGCTTGTGGGGGTAGTTGCATGGCCAGACCGTACAGTGGAATCCAAATCTTGTTGTATAACTTCACTGCTAATGATAATAACTGGCAAGGTGAGGGTGATTCACGAAAGACAGTTAAGCAAAAATCAGCTGGGTTACTTGAGTTAGACGAAGTATCAGCCATGAGAGCCGACATTGCAAAGTTGGCCAATCAGATGACTCAGATGATAATGCAGCAACCACAGACAATGCAACACGTACAACAGATGAATATTTGTTGCAAACTCTATGGTGACAGTCATATGAGTGATATGTGCCCCACGAATCCAGAGTCCATCTATTATGTGGGGCAACAGAACAGAGGTCCACCGAATCAGAATGCACAATATGGGAATTCTTACAATCCTAACTGGAGGAATCATCCCAACTTCTCATGGGGTGGAAATCAGCAGAGTCGAATCAGCATAGACCCCAAGGGAATTTCAATCAGCCTCAAAGACCACCCTAACAAATGGAAGAAA CAACTCAGGACCGACTTCAGAAATCTTGAAAGGCAAATGGGGCAGTTAGCAACAACTCAAAACACTAGACCTGCAGGCGCTCTCCCCAGTGATACAGAAAAAAATCCTCAAGTGAATGCAGTTACACTTAAAAACGGAAGGGAGCTAGAGGAAAtgccaaagaaaaagaaagacaagcCCATACCTAAGAGAGAGTTGATCCCTAAAGTGACTCAAGAGCAAAAGAATGCTGCTGAAGTTTCAGAGCCCGTGGAGGCCCCTAGACCACCACCACCCTTTCCCtag